The following coding sequences lie in one Mucilaginibacter sp. KACC 22773 genomic window:
- a CDS encoding RNA polymerase sigma-70 factor, protein MNSTVGFADNELLNLLAEGKEFAFTEIYNRYWKRLVALAYSYTKDKYAAEEIVQEVFFSLWNRKGTLKIETLSSYLATAIKFSVFKSVYTRNRQAQIIEGIAKTVMADLPEDLVHAKFLEEYVNGIVEQLPEKCRQVYKYSRQQGLSAQEIAAEMNIAEKTVEAHLTKALKVLRLNLKEIMLLIIFLKHH, encoded by the coding sequence ATGAACTCGACCGTAGGTTTTGCTGATAATGAATTGCTCAATCTTCTTGCCGAAGGTAAAGAGTTTGCATTTACTGAAATTTATAACCGTTACTGGAAAAGGCTGGTCGCCCTGGCATATAGTTATACTAAAGATAAATATGCCGCTGAAGAAATTGTACAGGAGGTTTTTTTTAGTTTATGGAACCGCAAAGGCACCCTTAAAATAGAAACCTTAAGCTCGTACCTGGCCACGGCAATCAAATTTTCAGTTTTTAAAAGTGTATATACCAGGAACAGGCAAGCCCAGATCATTGAAGGGATAGCCAAAACCGTGATGGCCGATTTACCCGAAGATTTGGTACATGCCAAATTTTTAGAAGAGTACGTTAACGGCATTGTTGAGCAATTGCCCGAAAAATGCCGGCAGGTATATAAATACAGCCGCCAGCAAGGCCTATCGGCCCAGGAAATAGCCGCCGAGATGAATATTGCCGAAAAAACGGTAGAAGCCCACCTTACAAAAGCCCTTAAGGTGCTGCGCTTAAATTTAAAGGAAATTATGCTGCTCATTATTTTCCTTAAGCACCATTAG
- a CDS encoding FecR family protein translates to MDELYQKYLIKKYLDGTATPAERDELLLWYRAKGEEDFEWPYENQLEEDEAKARIFDGLQQRIKAAKAAEPTTRNYFYKIAAAASVVVAVCIGLLWHNNSKPVKPQSNTVVTKPGERKIINLVDGSVIWLGSGSSVTYPLAFVGTTREISFEGEAFFDIAKDKHHPFIVHTGTTSTRVLGTTFNISSFKSHKEIVVALVTGKVSFTDGGSGVLLSPTNMVVYNKLKKTTKILPIPDLAAVMGRRNGYYEYRNVLVKDIAEDVSRNFNMKIQVIGEVKNTLFFGRIKPGESPVQFLKKMALVVHASLISKDNLWIIKGGGDI, encoded by the coding sequence ATGGACGAGCTTTATCAGAAGTACTTAATAAAAAAATACCTTGACGGAACGGCTACACCAGCCGAGCGGGACGAATTGTTGTTGTGGTACCGGGCCAAAGGCGAGGAAGACTTTGAGTGGCCATATGAAAACCAACTGGAAGAGGATGAGGCCAAAGCACGGATATTTGATGGTTTACAGCAACGCATAAAAGCCGCCAAAGCTGCCGAACCCACAACAAGAAATTATTTTTATAAAATAGCTGCTGCAGCTTCTGTTGTAGTGGCCGTTTGCATTGGATTGCTATGGCATAACAACAGCAAACCGGTAAAGCCGCAAAGCAACACCGTAGTTACCAAACCGGGCGAACGTAAAATAATTAACCTTGTAGATGGATCGGTGATTTGGTTGGGTTCCGGAAGTTCGGTTACTTATCCTCTGGCCTTTGTGGGCACAACCCGGGAGATCAGCTTTGAGGGCGAGGCCTTTTTTGATATCGCCAAAGACAAGCACCATCCGTTTATTGTACACACAGGCACAACCAGTACCAGGGTTTTAGGTACCACATTTAATATCTCGTCATTTAAATCGCATAAAGAAATTGTGGTTGCATTGGTAACGGGTAAGGTTTCATTTACCGATGGCGGATCGGGTGTTTTGCTATCGCCTACCAACATGGTAGTGTATAATAAACTCAAAAAAACAACCAAAATATTGCCAATTCCTGATTTGGCAGCGGTAATGGGCAGGCGCAACGGGTATTATGAATACCGCAATGTATTGGTGAAGGATATTGCCGAAGATGTGAGCAGAAACTTTAACATGAAAATACAGGTAATTGGCGAGGTAAAGAACACCCTGTTTTTTGGGCGGATAAAGCCGGGTGAAAGCCCCGTGCAGTTTTTAAAGAAAATGGCGCTGGTGGTTCATGCATCGCTCATCAGCAAAGATAATTTATGGATCATTAAAGGAGGAGGAGACATTTGA
- a CDS encoding SusC/RagA family TonB-linked outer membrane protein, whose product MRISTVIIAVLCSTSLSMAASFANGQDVLKKHVSVNLKNITLSKALDNISAASGVKFTYNGTVANSKIKISAKVSNQELGKVLDNALKQTPYKYTVLDDEILIRYVEIIPEPIQAVQRILTGKVVDEKGEALPGVTVRIKGTDRGGITDNSGKYQIQVNNDAEVVVFAFIGYQNQEIMAKDSKVIDVKMVPMPQNELKEVAVVAYGTQRKVSLVGAQSTVDVGELKQPVADISTMLAGRLSGIVGVQRSGEPGSNQADIWIRGISTFTNNNTGPLVLVDGVTRSINNLDPQDIQSFTILKDASATAVYGVRGANGVILVQTKRGKVGKPKIDADYYEGFTSFTRKPEMADGITYMNAVNEANITRGGVAKYSQQYIQNTQNNVDPLLYPNINWIDAVFKNTSRNRRANVNMTGGGPNSRYYISASYYNEGGLLKTDKLSTYNSNIDYSRYNFTSNVDVDITKTTKVALGVQGYVGKGNYPAISASDIFGQAMIVSPVVFPIEYPGGYVPGVNPNGDQRNPYADLTRRGYSTTFTNQLYSNIRLTQDFGFWLPGLSFNTLFAFDASNSNSILRQKREDTWYPDQNTPYNADGTLNLVRTYTGNGNYLSYNASSGGSNKIYTESSFNYDHAFGKHRVGGLLLFNQEDRSDFPAGSFATSIPYRIRSLAARVTYSFADRYFAEFNVGYNGSENFAPEKRYGYFPAFGVGWLVSEEHFFEPLKDAISFFKFRYSNGIVGSGDIGLGRRFGYLTLLSDGSSGFTYGLGNTNGISGISITDYGVDVSWSRSHKQDLGLDIRALHDSFSLTFDLFKEHRTGIFLQRAAVPGYVGLSSSPYANLGIVNNKGFDATIEQRINVGKVVLNLRGNITYNKDVVVENDQPTPKYAWNDQRGHNVLADFGYIAEGLFTTQEEINSSATPGAKASIKPGDIKYKDLNNDGIINAYDKTEISKGDVPFLTYGLGFNVAYKGFNLGAFFVGTGHASRYISGNAIQPFSTNGGISNAYANITDRWTEASPRQDVFYPRLAYGDGDNTNNTQHSSWWVKDVQFIRLKTLDFGYTFSKASLSKIGMSNPRIYIMGYNLLTFSKFKLWDPELNTGNGTAYPNVKTISLGLSAQFN is encoded by the coding sequence ATGAGGATTAGCACAGTAATTATAGCGGTTTTGTGCAGCACAAGTTTATCAATGGCCGCAAGTTTTGCAAATGGCCAGGATGTACTGAAGAAGCACGTAAGCGTCAATTTAAAAAATATTACATTAAGCAAAGCGCTTGATAATATTTCTGCTGCATCTGGTGTAAAGTTTACTTACAACGGCACAGTAGCTAATAGTAAAATAAAAATATCGGCAAAGGTATCTAACCAGGAGTTGGGCAAAGTGCTGGATAATGCACTAAAACAAACACCCTATAAATACACTGTGCTTGATGATGAGATATTGATACGGTACGTGGAGATAATCCCCGAACCTATCCAGGCAGTACAGCGCATTTTAACGGGTAAGGTTGTTGACGAAAAAGGCGAGGCTTTGCCCGGCGTAACCGTGAGGATTAAAGGAACCGATCGTGGCGGCATTACCGATAACAGCGGTAAATACCAGATACAGGTTAATAACGATGCAGAGGTTGTGGTGTTTGCATTTATTGGCTACCAAAACCAGGAAATAATGGCAAAGGACAGCAAAGTCATTGACGTTAAAATGGTGCCTATGCCGCAAAATGAGTTAAAGGAAGTTGCCGTAGTTGCTTATGGTACACAGCGCAAGGTGAGTTTGGTTGGCGCGCAATCAACAGTTGATGTGGGCGAACTTAAACAACCGGTTGCCGATATCAGCACTATGCTGGCCGGCCGTTTATCAGGTATAGTTGGTGTTCAGCGCTCAGGCGAACCGGGCAGCAACCAGGCTGATATCTGGATTCGCGGTATATCTACATTTACCAATAACAATACTGGTCCGCTGGTATTGGTTGATGGTGTTACCCGGTCAATCAATAACCTCGATCCGCAGGATATTCAGTCATTTACCATCCTGAAAGATGCATCGGCAACAGCCGTTTATGGTGTGCGTGGTGCAAACGGTGTTATTTTGGTGCAAACCAAAAGGGGCAAAGTTGGCAAGCCGAAGATAGATGCCGACTATTATGAAGGCTTTACCTCATTTACCCGCAAGCCCGAAATGGCCGATGGTATTACTTACATGAATGCTGTAAATGAAGCCAACATCACCAGGGGTGGCGTTGCCAAATACTCGCAGCAGTATATTCAAAACACGCAAAATAATGTAGACCCGTTGCTTTATCCCAACATCAACTGGATTGATGCTGTATTTAAAAATACCAGCCGCAACAGGCGGGCCAATGTGAACATGACAGGTGGCGGGCCAAATTCAAGGTATTACATATCTGCAAGTTATTATAACGAGGGTGGGCTTTTAAAAACAGATAAGCTATCTACCTATAATTCAAATATCGATTACAGCCGGTATAACTTTACCAGTAACGTTGATGTGGATATCACCAAAACCACCAAAGTGGCATTAGGCGTTCAGGGTTATGTGGGCAAGGGCAATTATCCGGCAATATCGGCAAGCGATATTTTTGGGCAGGCCATGATCGTATCGCCGGTGGTATTCCCTATTGAGTATCCGGGCGGCTACGTTCCGGGCGTAAACCCTAATGGCGACCAGCGTAACCCTTATGCCGATTTAACCAGGCGCGGATACAGCACAACTTTTACCAACCAGTTGTACTCCAACATCAGGCTTACACAGGATTTTGGCTTTTGGCTGCCGGGTTTATCTTTCAATACCTTATTTGCGTTTGATGCCAGCAACAGCAACAGCATTTTACGCCAAAAACGCGAAGATACCTGGTATCCCGACCAAAATACGCCCTATAACGCCGATGGTACTTTAAACCTGGTACGCACCTATACAGGTAACGGAAATTACCTCAGCTATAACGCATCAAGCGGTGGCTCAAATAAAATTTATACCGAGTCGTCTTTTAACTATGACCATGCCTTTGGCAAACATCGCGTAGGCGGGTTATTGTTATTTAACCAGGAAGACAGGTCGGATTTTCCTGCCGGTAGTTTTGCTACCTCTATTCCTTATCGCATCCGCAGTTTGGCGGCAAGGGTAACCTATTCATTTGCCGACAGGTATTTTGCCGAGTTTAATGTGGGGTACAACGGATCGGAAAACTTTGCTCCCGAAAAACGCTATGGATACTTCCCTGCATTTGGTGTGGGATGGCTTGTATCTGAAGAACACTTTTTTGAGCCTTTAAAAGACGCTATATCGTTCTTCAAATTCCGTTACAGCAATGGTATTGTGGGTAGTGGCGATATTGGTTTAGGGCGGCGTTTTGGTTACCTTACTTTGTTGTCTGACGGCTCATCGGGTTTCACTTATGGTTTGGGCAATACCAACGGAATAAGTGGTATCAGCATAACCGACTATGGGGTTGATGTAAGCTGGTCGCGGTCACACAAACAAGATTTGGGTTTGGATATCCGCGCCCTGCACGATTCGTTTTCACTTACCTTCGATTTGTTTAAGGAGCACCGTACAGGCATCTTCTTACAAAGGGCTGCGGTACCCGGATATGTTGGCTTGTCATCGTCACCCTACGCCAACCTTGGTATAGTTAATAATAAAGGCTTTGATGCAACCATCGAGCAGCGTATTAATGTAGGTAAGGTTGTATTAAATTTACGAGGCAACATCACCTATAACAAAGATGTTGTTGTAGAAAACGACCAGCCAACCCCCAAATATGCATGGAATGATCAGCGCGGTCATAACGTACTGGCAGATTTTGGTTACATAGCCGAAGGTTTATTTACCACCCAGGAAGAGATAAACAGCAGCGCCACCCCCGGCGCCAAAGCCAGCATTAAACCAGGCGATATCAAATACAAAGATTTAAATAACGATGGTATTATTAACGCTTACGATAAAACGGAAATAAGCAAAGGCGATGTGCCTTTCCTGACCTATGGTTTAGGCTTTAACGTAGCTTACAAAGGCTTTAACCTGGGCGCGTTCTTTGTTGGAACCGGGCATGCGTCGCGGTATATATCGGGTAATGCTATCCAGCCATTTTCAACCAATGGAGGCATCAGTAACGCCTATGCCAACATCACCGACAGGTGGACAGAAGCAAGCCCGCGCCAGGATGTGTTTTACCCCCGCTTAGCTTATGGCGATGGTGACAATACCAACAACACGCAGCATAGTTCATGGTGGGTAAAAGACGTACAGTTTATCCGCCTTAAAACGCTTGATTTTGGTTACACCTTCTCCAAAGCTTCACTGAGCAAAATTGGCATGAGTAACCCGCGTATTTATATTATGGGTTACAACCTGCTTACTTTCAGCAAGTTTAAACTTTGGGACCCTGAGCTGAATACCGGCAATGGCACTGCATACCCAAATGTTAAAACCATATCATTAGGCCTGAGCGCTCAATTTAATTAA
- a CDS encoding RagB/SusD family nutrient uptake outer membrane protein, with the protein MKRIIVALTLACMLTVSSSCKKGFLDQVPDDRLTLDETFKNRNTAEKFLANVYSAIPDEASQRFPGSDNSIGEWTGGSDEAEYDWGFVATQNINNGNYDASSGFISGFWTTYYRGIRSAGIFMDNVDKVSDMPASLKTQYKAEARALRAIYYFWLMRIYGPVVITGDKTIAPDASFADVQLPRSSFDECVTYVTTELDAAIADLPLKAANNNNLGRINKAFATAVKSQVLLYAASPLFNGNTDYAGMINADGKKLINQTYDATKWQKAADAAKAFLDQFVPGTFDLYRENDASGNFSPYLSCRDVMLVDWNKEIIYARIDAGVTNRQYETTPYHSGYADEVRGSGGLGATQTMVDAYFMANGRSITDNGSGYVATGFSNFQAPYDDQARSTYNQWTNREPRFYVGITYNGSKWLNTNSGEVITQTYNTGNSGKQTGGNDYSPTGYIVRKNEPIGDWRTGGRSWVMLRLAEIYLNYAEALNEASPGNADILKYVNLIRNRAGIPEYGSPSLPAPAGQAAVREAIRKERRVELAFENTRFFDTRRWKIAETTDNGPFKALNISTNPPEFYNVVTFENRVFEKRNYFYPIPQNDVDSDKQLVQNTGW; encoded by the coding sequence ATGAAACGAATTATAGTAGCCTTAACGCTGGCATGTATGTTAACTGTTAGCTCATCATGCAAAAAAGGCTTTTTAGACCAGGTGCCCGATGACAGGCTTACCCTTGATGAAACCTTTAAAAACCGTAACACAGCCGAAAAGTTTTTAGCCAACGTATACTCTGCCATACCCGATGAAGCATCACAACGTTTTCCCGGATCAGACAACAGCATTGGCGAGTGGACAGGCGGATCTGATGAAGCAGAGTATGATTGGGGTTTTGTGGCCACCCAGAATATCAACAATGGCAATTACGATGCGTCCAGCGGTTTTATAAGCGGTTTTTGGACAACCTATTACCGCGGTATCCGCTCGGCCGGCATCTTTATGGATAATGTAGATAAGGTTTCTGATATGCCTGCCTCGCTGAAAACGCAGTACAAAGCCGAAGCAAGGGCGCTACGGGCTATCTATTATTTTTGGCTGATGCGTATTTACGGCCCGGTTGTTATCACCGGTGATAAAACAATAGCCCCTGATGCTTCATTTGCCGATGTGCAATTACCCCGCAGCTCGTTTGATGAGTGCGTAACCTATGTGACCACCGAGCTTGATGCTGCCATTGCCGATTTGCCCCTGAAAGCCGCAAATAACAATAACCTTGGCCGTATTAACAAAGCTTTTGCAACGGCAGTAAAATCGCAGGTGTTGTTGTATGCTGCCAGCCCGTTGTTTAATGGTAATACAGACTATGCCGGTATGATAAATGCCGATGGAAAAAAGCTTATTAACCAAACTTACGATGCTACCAAATGGCAAAAAGCAGCCGACGCAGCGAAAGCCTTTCTTGATCAGTTTGTACCCGGCACTTTTGATTTGTACCGCGAAAACGATGCTTCGGGTAACTTTAGCCCATACCTGTCATGCCGCGACGTAATGCTGGTTGACTGGAACAAGGAAATCATTTACGCCAGGATTGATGCCGGCGTAACCAACAGGCAGTATGAAACCACACCTTACCACTCCGGTTATGCCGATGAGGTAAGGGGCAGCGGCGGCTTGGGCGCCACGCAAACCATGGTTGATGCCTACTTTATGGCAAACGGCCGTTCAATAACCGATAATGGTTCGGGTTATGTTGCTACCGGCTTCTCCAATTTTCAGGCACCCTATGATGATCAGGCCCGGAGTACCTATAACCAATGGACAAACCGCGAGCCGCGCTTTTATGTAGGCATTACTTATAACGGCAGCAAATGGCTAAACACCAATAGCGGCGAGGTTATTACCCAAACCTATAACACCGGCAACTCTGGCAAGCAAACTGGTGGTAATGATTATTCGCCAACGGGTTATATTGTACGCAAAAACGAGCCGATAGGCGATTGGCGCACAGGCGGCCGCTCATGGGTAATGTTAAGGCTGGCCGAAATTTATCTGAACTACGCCGAGGCTTTAAATGAAGCTTCGCCGGGCAATGCCGATATTTTAAAATATGTTAACCTTATCAGGAACCGTGCAGGCATCCCCGAATACGGTAGCCCATCACTGCCGGCACCGGCAGGGCAGGCTGCCGTTAGGGAAGCCATCAGGAAAGAGCGCCGCGTAGAACTTGCTTTTGAAAATACCCGTTTCTTTGATACCCGTCGTTGGAAAATAGCCGAAACCACCGATAACGGTCCGTTTAAGGCATTAAACATCAGCACCAATCCGCCTGAGTTTTATAACGTGGTAACATTTGAAAACCGTGTTTTTGAAAAAAGGAATTACTTTTATCCAATACCACAAAATGATGTGGATAGCGATAAGCAACTGGTACAAAATACAGGTTGGTAA
- a CDS encoding BamA/TamA family outer membrane protein, whose amino-acid sequence MLKKLPLILLFAVGSLASNAQITSSARANKTQMTGDSITISAHPEYDDVTGVHRWLFGENFRKDWAQPVKLPIIRLSKFKGGLSPLKQGGGMESKSLRLEDKDGKEWVLRSVEKAPDKLLPENLQGTFAVDWIGDEFSGQHPYSALIVPPLADAARVPHANPVIGVVADDAALGQYSKVFTGLICLLEEREPAGPSDNTIKMERALIKSYDSRLDGEMFLRARMLDLLIGDWDRHEDQWRWAGDIDGKQKAYLPVPRDRDQVFHVNQGLLPSIAALPWIDPVLGNFTADIPHVKYSIFKTKFLNAAPDVQFTYAQWMKIVNDFVKAETDDVLEAGLKLLPKENYRLRHNELLAILKKRRDNIPAAMSQYFYFVNRIVDIRTTNKDELLTITGEPDKTLRVKIDKLNKSDDVKGPYMDIAYDPAITKEIRIYVSGGDDHIAVDNNTSPIKLRFVDSTGHKTYDIKNSVNTIPVYGSKDSITFTGKTNRLSNRLSADTNATRFRPTNLYNVWMPLATAAINADDGFLLGLGFKYTGYDGFRKLPYATRQQLMISHAFATDAFRLNYSGEWAQVIGKADFVMKGNILAPDNTTNFFGRGNETVLVKSEGYRKYYRARFNTLEFDAALRWQTGKGSFFSAGPSAQYYHYSPDDNTGRFISQPSLINSYDSASVNKNKTHLGLMLNFTSNKRNNNVLPFKGYYFEVTLTGYKGLNDYSKAFVQIKPEFTYYLPLDAKGNIVLSDRIGGGISFGKPAFYQSMFLGGQGNLLGYLQNRFAGQNMFFNNLQGRVKIADIASYILPGQLGITGFYDTGRVWVSGEHSDKWHTGAGGGLYFAPASLTVLQLLAGHSEEGWYPYISLNFRL is encoded by the coding sequence ATGTTGAAAAAACTACCATTGATCCTTTTATTCGCTGTGGGCTCCTTAGCGTCTAATGCACAAATAACCAGTAGCGCCCGCGCAAATAAAACTCAAATGACTGGTGACAGTATTACCATAAGTGCGCATCCGGAATATGATGATGTAACCGGGGTGCATCGCTGGCTGTTTGGCGAAAACTTCCGTAAAGACTGGGCCCAGCCGGTTAAGCTGCCTATCATCCGGCTATCAAAATTTAAAGGAGGACTTTCTCCCTTAAAACAAGGTGGCGGTATGGAATCGAAATCGCTGCGGCTGGAGGATAAAGATGGAAAAGAGTGGGTGCTGCGCAGTGTAGAGAAAGCCCCGGATAAACTGCTGCCCGAAAATTTGCAGGGAACTTTTGCTGTTGACTGGATAGGAGATGAGTTTAGCGGCCAGCACCCTTATTCGGCGCTGATTGTGCCGCCGCTGGCCGATGCCGCCCGTGTGCCGCATGCCAACCCGGTGATTGGCGTTGTAGCCGATGATGCTGCTTTGGGCCAGTATAGCAAGGTTTTTACAGGTTTAATTTGCCTGTTGGAAGAACGTGAGCCGGCAGGCCCATCAGATAACACGATTAAGATGGAGCGTGCCCTAATCAAGAGCTATGACAGCAGATTAGATGGTGAAATGTTTTTGCGTGCCCGGATGCTCGATCTGTTGATAGGCGACTGGGACCGTCATGAAGATCAATGGCGATGGGCAGGCGACATTGATGGCAAGCAAAAAGCCTATTTGCCGGTACCGCGCGATAGGGACCAGGTATTTCACGTTAACCAGGGTTTGTTGCCATCCATAGCCGCGCTGCCCTGGATAGATCCCGTTTTAGGAAATTTTACTGCCGATATTCCTCACGTAAAGTATTCGATATTTAAAACAAAATTTTTGAATGCAGCGCCCGATGTGCAGTTTACCTACGCGCAGTGGATGAAGATTGTTAATGACTTTGTTAAAGCCGAAACTGATGATGTTTTGGAAGCCGGCCTTAAACTGCTGCCCAAAGAAAACTACCGGCTAAGGCATAATGAGTTGCTGGCGATATTAAAAAAACGCAGGGACAACATTCCGGCAGCCATGAGCCAATATTTTTATTTTGTAAACAGGATTGTTGATATCCGTACAACTAATAAAGACGAACTGCTTACCATTACGGGAGAGCCGGATAAAACCCTGCGGGTTAAAATTGACAAGCTTAACAAAAGCGACGATGTAAAAGGACCATATATGGATATAGCCTATGATCCGGCCATCACTAAAGAAATCAGGATTTATGTTTCGGGAGGCGACGATCATATTGCGGTTGATAACAATACGTCGCCCATCAAATTAAGGTTTGTTGATAGTACCGGCCATAAAACTTACGATATCAAAAACTCGGTAAATACCATACCTGTTTACGGCTCAAAAGATAGTATTACTTTCACCGGCAAAACCAATCGTTTAAGCAACCGCTTGTCGGCCGATACAAATGCCACCAGGTTTAGGCCAACTAATTTATATAACGTTTGGATGCCGCTGGCAACAGCTGCCATTAATGCCGATGATGGTTTTCTGTTAGGATTGGGCTTTAAGTATACGGGGTATGATGGTTTCCGCAAGTTGCCTTATGCTACCCGGCAACAATTGATGATCAGCCATGCTTTTGCTACCGATGCTTTCAGACTTAATTACAGCGGCGAATGGGCGCAGGTTATTGGGAAAGCCGATTTTGTAATGAAAGGAAATATCCTGGCGCCCGATAATACCACCAATTTTTTTGGCCGCGGAAACGAAACCGTATTAGTTAAAAGCGAAGGATACCGCAAATATTACAGGGCAAGGTTTAACACCCTGGAATTTGACGCTGCGTTACGCTGGCAAACCGGCAAAGGAAGCTTTTTTAGCGCAGGGCCATCTGCACAGTACTATCACTACAGCCCCGACGATAACACGGGCAGGTTTATTTCGCAGCCATCGCTTATCAACTCCTATGATAGTGCAAGTGTAAATAAAAACAAAACCCACCTGGGTTTGATGCTGAATTTTACAAGCAATAAACGCAATAACAACGTATTGCCATTTAAAGGGTACTATTTTGAAGTTACTTTAACCGGGTACAAGGGGCTTAATGATTATTCAAAAGCTTTTGTGCAAATTAAACCCGAGTTTACATACTATCTGCCACTGGATGCCAAAGGAAACATCGTACTATCCGACCGCATAGGCGGCGGCATCAGCTTTGGCAAACCGGCGTTTTATCAATCCATGTTCCTGGGTGGCCAGGGGAACCTTTTGGGATACCTGCAAAATAGGTTTGCCGGGCAAAATATGTTTTTTAATAACCTGCAGGGCCGGGTGAAAATTGCCGATATAGCCAGTTATATTTTACCGGGACAATTAGGCATTACCGGTTTTTATGATACCGGCAGGGTATGGGTCAGTGGCGAACACTCCGATAAATGGCACACAGGCGCAGGTGGTGGTCTCTATTTTGCACCCGCAAGTTTAACCGTATTGCAGCTGCTTGCCGGGCACTCCGAAGAAGGCTGGTATCCCTATATATCGCTTAATTTCAGGTTGTGA
- a CDS encoding DMT family transporter, translated as MAWIYLIIAAAFEAAWTFSLKFMKFSDLKALRWHSALSLQYGLPVWLPFAGYVLFGIGNIYFFSLAIKLVPTAVAYAVWTAITLVLIKIAEMAIFHQKLSWMEVFFMTLIMSGILGLKFFGAEVK; from the coding sequence TTGGCCTGGATATACCTCATCATAGCAGCCGCATTTGAAGCCGCCTGGACATTTTCGCTCAAGTTCATGAAATTCAGCGATCTGAAAGCCCTGCGCTGGCATTCGGCTTTAAGCTTACAATACGGCTTACCTGTTTGGCTGCCTTTTGCCGGCTACGTACTGTTCGGGATAGGCAACATCTATTTCTTCTCGCTGGCCATCAAGTTGGTGCCCACGGCGGTGGCCTATGCCGTGTGGACAGCCATTACCCTTGTACTCATCAAAATTGCCGAAATGGCTATCTTTCACCAGAAACTATCCTGGATGGAGGTATTTTTTATGACACTGATTATGAGCGGAATATTAGGACTGAAGTTTTTCGGAGCGGAAGTGAAATAA
- a CDS encoding sterol desaturase family protein: protein MPLQKVYTITTIILACWVVFIISWERISPYRKGLAFFREGFWVDLVWYTLIQSYFLKILIFSYIIAPLQQHFDLSGWSAVGSWPLAVQVLFFVVTHDLYIYLFHRFQHSNKVFWRIHEAHHSGKEVDFLAGSRSHFMEIVINQTIEFAPIILLGANPMVIPIKALIDAMYGMFIHANVKVKFGRWKYIFNTPELHLWHHANYQEVFHANFATKLSVWDYLFGTAYDPGHAPGNNPENWGLYYNYPKDYFLQHAFSIKRFEEQKLLKYPWFKWYYTLRPRVISWLTKRLPAKYNEPVIDLQPTPLPIKQVSTEDNLIQQN, encoded by the coding sequence ATGCCCCTGCAAAAAGTATACACCATAACAACCATTATCCTTGCCTGCTGGGTGGTTTTCATCATCTCCTGGGAACGTATTTCGCCTTATCGCAAAGGCCTCGCATTTTTCAGGGAAGGATTTTGGGTTGATTTGGTTTGGTATACTTTGATTCAGAGCTATTTTTTGAAGATCCTGATCTTCAGCTATATCATTGCGCCGCTACAACAGCATTTCGATCTATCGGGTTGGAGTGCTGTTGGCAGCTGGCCGCTGGCCGTCCAGGTATTATTTTTTGTGGTAACACATGACTTATACATCTACCTTTTCCACCGTTTTCAGCACTCCAATAAAGTGTTCTGGCGCATTCATGAAGCGCACCATTCCGGTAAAGAGGTTGATTTTTTAGCAGGCTCACGCTCGCATTTCATGGAGATAGTAATTAACCAAACCATCGAGTTTGCCCCCATCATTTTGTTAGGGGCAAACCCCATGGTAATACCTATCAAGGCACTGATAGATGCGATGTACGGCATGTTTATTCATGCCAACGTTAAAGTAAAATTCGGCAGGTGGAAGTACATTTTTAACACCCCCGAATTGCATTTATGGCACCATGCCAATTACCAGGAGGTTTTTCATGCCAATTTCGCAACCAAACTATCCGTTTGGGACTATCTCTTCGGCACCGCTTATGATCCGGGCCACGCACCGGGTAACAATCCCGAAAACTGGGGGCTTTATTATAACTACCCGAAGGATTACTTTTTACAGCACGCCTTCAGCATAAAACGTTTTGAAGAGCAAAAGCTGCTTAAGTATCCCTGGTTTAAATGGTATTATACCCTACGCCCGAGGGTGATTAGCTGGCTTACAAAAAGGCTGCCGGCTAAATACAATGAGCCGGTGATTGATTTGCAGCCAACACCTCTACCTATAAAACAAGTATCCACTGAAGATAACCTCATACAACAAAACTAA